GGGCCTCCCTTACAAGCGGAGATGCGCCCGTTCAACACGTCGTTTGCGTCCGCGCGCGGCCGAGCGGTATCGAACCCCGGTCCACGCGACCGACGAGGAGACCCCATGGCGGAAGAGTACAAGGCCCCGCTGCCGAACCCGACGCCCGAGTCGAAGCCCTTCTGGGACGCGCTCAAGGCGCACCGGCTCGACCTCCAGCGCTGCCGCGATTGCCAGACGGCGTACTTCTATCCGCGCAACGTCTGCCCGAGCTGTCTCTCGGCGAACGTCGAGTGGTTCACCGCGAGCGGGCGCGGCAAGCTGCACACCTTCTCGATCGTCCACCGGCCGCTGCGGAACCCGCCGCTGCCGGCGCCGTACATCCTCGCGATCGTCGAGCTCGCGGAGGGGCCGCGCATGATGACCAACCTGGTCGGCGTCGAGCCCGATCCCGCGAAGCTGCGCTGCGACATGCCGGTGGTGATCGAGTACGCCGACGTCACCGACGAGGTCACGCTGCCGCGCTTCCGCCCCGCCGCCTGACGGCGCACGACACGAACGAACCGAGACGAAGGATCACGCATGGCCCTCGAGAAGCTCCACGCGCAACGCGGCAAGGTCGCGATCGTCGGCGCCGCGGAATCGGACGAGGTCGGCAAGCTGCCGGGCAAGTCGGCGCTCGCCCTGCACGCCGAGGCGGCGCGCAACGCGCTCGCCGACGCCGAACTCACGCTCAAGGACGTCGACGCCGTGCTGTCGACCGGCCGCCCGACCGCGAACGACGTCCCCGAGTACCTCGGCATCCGCCCGCGCTACATGGACAACACGCAGATGGGCGGCTGCTCGTTCATCGCCCACCTGCAGCACGCGCTGGCGATCATCGAGGCCGGGATCGCCGAGGTGGTGCTGATCACGCACGGCGAGAGCGGCTACTCGCGCGTCGGCATGGGCGGCGGCGACCGCTTCGCGCCGGACACGCCGCCGGGGCAGTACGAGATGCCGTTCGGCATCGGCGGTCCGGCGACGCGCTACGCGCTCGCCGCGACCCGCCACATGCACGAGTTCGGCACGACGCGCGAGCAAATGGCGGCGGTCGCGGTCGCGACGCGGCGCTGGGCGTCGCTCAACCCGCGCGCGATGATGCGCGATCCGATCACGATCGAGGACGTGCTCAACTCGCGGCCGATCGCCTGGCCGTTCAACCTGCTCGACTGCTGTCTCGTCACCGACGGCGGCGGCGCGCTGGTCGTCACCTCGGCCGAGCGGGCGAAGGACTGCGCGAAGAAGCCGGTCTACGTACTCGGCACCGGCGAGGCGACCTGCCACTCGATCATCAGCCAGATGCCGCGCTTCCACGTCTGGGACGCGGCCGTGATGGCGGCGGAGCGCGCCTGGGCGATGTCGGGCGTCAAGCACTCCGAGATCGATCTCGCGATGATCTACGACGCCTTCACCATCGTGCCGATCCTCGCCGTCGAGGCGCTCGGCTTCTGCAAGCCGGGCGAGGGCGGCCCCTTCTTCGAGGACCTGCGCTCGGCGCCGGGCGGCAGCTTCCCGATGAACACCAACGGCGGCGGGCTGTCGTATACGCACACCGGGATGTACGGGATGTTCCTGCTCGTCGAGGCCGTCAAGCAACTGCGCGGCGAGTG
This window of the Candidatus Binatia bacterium genome carries:
- a CDS encoding acetyl-CoA acetyltransferase → MALEKLHAQRGKVAIVGAAESDEVGKLPGKSALALHAEAARNALADAELTLKDVDAVLSTGRPTANDVPEYLGIRPRYMDNTQMGGCSFIAHLQHALAIIEAGIAEVVLITHGESGYSRVGMGGGDRFAPDTPPGQYEMPFGIGGPATRYALAATRHMHEFGTTREQMAAVAVATRRWASLNPRAMMRDPITIEDVLNSRPIAWPFNLLDCCLVTDGGGALVVTSAERAKDCAKKPVYVLGTGEATCHSIISQMPRFHVWDAAVMAAERAWAMSGVKHSEIDLAMIYDAFTIVPILAVEALGFCKPGEGGPFFEDLRSAPGGSFPMNTNGGGLSYTHTGMYGMFLLVEAVKQLRGECGERQVKDAKTAVCHGTGGILSASATAILSTER
- a CDS encoding Zn-ribbon domain-containing OB-fold protein translates to MAEEYKAPLPNPTPESKPFWDALKAHRLDLQRCRDCQTAYFYPRNVCPSCLSANVEWFTASGRGKLHTFSIVHRPLRNPPLPAPYILAIVELAEGPRMMTNLVGVEPDPAKLRCDMPVVIEYADVTDEVTLPRFRPAA